TTTCTTTACTTTCCTGAATAcacacatagtttactatggcatgTGTTTTCCCATTGCAATGGTCTATCCtcaaataaacatctttttcttttagagagccatGCTCTATTATTTAGGTTGACACATATGGTGCCAGAAATGGGATCTGAATAACAATCACTACCATTCTTGGAACTGGTGTGCTTTACTCACTTAAGCCCTCTGAGCTCTCTGCTTCCACAGCTCACCTTGTCTGCCTTGGTGAATCTTCTCTCAGGTTGAGCCTCCCTCCTTTTGGTAGATACTTTTTTAATCTACTTGGGACCTGGTTTGGATAAGGCCACCTTAATAAGGAACCATACATCCcttccaggataataaaagattttttgttttttctggtatAAAAACAATTGTCTTTCTGGCTTACGCACTTTTGGCTTCTACAGAATTGTCTGTGAGACATGTCATCTCTGGTTTATATAcccaaatatttcatttgatctGCACCTTTAGGTTAAAATGTTTGTGAACattcttatattgattttttttttatttggtatgACTCTTCCCTTGTTTCTGAACATATTCCGagagcaaaaataaacattctagATGGTGGGTACAGGAAGGCTAATTAAAAACCTCTGGGGTGGTTGCCAACATCTAACACCAATCTAAACTTGTAATATTCCTGGACAGTATTTATAGGATTTTCTTTACTCTTGAGATATTAATAAGAAATGGAATGGGATTCTCAAACATTAAAGCAAGCTGTGTTTTCTGGGACTATAGCTGGCTACATATTATGGCCCATTCCTGTACTCATTTTAAACTAATGGGCAAATTATATCAAGAAAAATTTAGAGTTCAATGGTCATTATTTGAAAAACCTTCAACTATACAGTTAACATGTAGAGTCTTTTaagttctgtattttttttttatgccttctTTGAATCTACTGACTTTTCTACTGTTGTTGAAATGAAACTCTCACTGCTTATGGCATTCCagccaagattttaaaaaaaaaatagtcttaaaGGGCTTTCAACTTAATTGCTTTACCAATTACAACAGCTCCATAGTAACCAACAACCTAGACaccttttagaaatataaattttagtttgcCTAAGAATTACATATGGTGATGaaacaattgaaaaattaatctagaagaaaaataattagataaatgtttataaaagttaGGTTCTCAGATCAAACAGGTCAAAATCTTGAGCTTAGAGTGGCAATATAAGGTATCTCTGTCCAGTAAAAAAATTGCGCTTTTTTTGCCATgcagaagcaaaaaacaaacaaacaaacaaaaaccttgggGAAAAAACTAGTAAAATTCTTCCCTGCCTACATTTGCTAAACAAGTAAATCAGACCAGCAAATAAAAGATAGAATTGTTACTATTTAAGATTActtggagattttgtttttcttataattaagcCAATCCTAGCTAAAATGTAAACTGGAAATTTAACCCTAAACCtatttgaaagtgaaaaaaagaagggaaaaaagaggtGAAAGAGGTTTTATGAAATCAACCTcatggaaactgctttacccaaaattTTTGTCTACAGCCTTTATTAGATTACCtgtcaggaaaaataaagtttagcCATGTGGACAGGTCCTAGTTTTGTCAGAAATATAATTTGGATCCAACTGAGTTTGTATTACTATTGCAtgtctaaaattctaaaatgaaaactataatatcTTTATGTGTATGTGGTTAGATGTGTttacacatatgtacatgtattattgtacattgtatatgtacatgtattatatatacattgtatatacatGGCATAATTTGGCATAGTTGGCAAGAAATCTCTTAAAGATAAATAGAcactcatataaaatataaaatgtaaaatatatagtaattgACCCAAATGCTTTTTAGTTCACATGACTTACtaataaatctttaataattatctgcctttaaaattattgattagaTAAGATCAAATTTTGATTAGATAAGACAAATTATTGATtagataagataaaatattattattgataagataaaaatagaatgtCTTCAACATTGTCATCATACACTTTTGCCTGGGCTTAATGGTCGGTTTTATATTTATCTCTGCTAGATGTTTTAAGGTGTCAGGGTTTGATATGGAGTTTATGAAATTATAAACCCAgcctaaaacaaaataatcctggtgtaattttttcctcttttgagaaggaaagaggagtctATTAATTTGGCAACAAATGAGGAGGTTAGCAAACTCCTATCACAAAGTACCAACGTCCGGCCTCTGAGCAGAAgtgcagagcttttaaaggttctgatttgATCCCATCTGTGGCTAAATCAATCTCATGGCCTCTGTCCAGACTTAGCCCATCTTCAGTTAAGACAATTTTGTGACCTCCACGTGGGCAATTCCTCTGAGCTATCTCTTGTGGTTCAAtgaacaaaggacactctcctgctcctcccaaccactggcctgaggtgGGGATGTAGGTTTTAGTTGTCAAGATGGATGAGGGgcttttgaagagacagaaaacatttttatccttttttaggccattctctctgttacatattccccactgtcaattttactcttccatatctatgggagaaGGGTGATATAGTCATTGAGCTACTTCTTGCTgaattgggaaaatatttagaCAGAAGGTACAGATTATCAGATGAAAAAGGGCATAAGCAATAATTACAACTGTTAGGATTGACAAGGTGAAATGAATTGATACAGCACAGACAACTGAAAATCTTAATTCCTaggttttcattaaaatttaaggTAACTGAGTTAAAAATTCTAGTTAATATATAATTCTGTATATAAAGTATGACCAAAAGatgtgtttttaataagaaaaaaaattataggaaaggcataaaaatgtgttctttattgagaaaaaataattttgtttaatttagacgttatttaaaaattgtatccaaatacaaacttaaaaaagaaacaagaacaaaaggaaccactaagtaggagagagagatgtgaagaaagttatgtatatgaaaatatatttttggtaatgaagttttttaaaaaaagagattaattttATATGAGAATGAATCTTGTGtggtaaatttttgttttaaaataagacagtTATTTAAAGAATAGGAAGTATAGGACAAAGCAGAAAAATCCAAACATGTTGTAAATGGTCTATGTAAGTCATAATAAGGTTTATGAAAAGGAACTTTATAAAAGGAATTTGTGTGTGATTAAGttgactataatttaaaaattgttcattTATGAGTCTTTCTAAAGATTGAGCTTTTTTTCTCAAGACAGCACCGATAAAAATTGAgcttcaatattaaaaatatgctaaTACAAAATATTGAGAACTGATACAAGTTTGCCTTAGAGAATACTAGACTAGACCTTCTCCTGTTATGTTAAAGTAAGATTTAAGAGTATTcattaatgtttataattttgatatttatgaaGGCCATTATACTGGCCTGGATATGTGCTGAAAaccaaacttttaattttttttgttttttatgcaaagaaatattttaaataaatcctatttcaacacacaaaaaaataaaaatacactaatacaaaactaaaaaataaggTTCTCTATACTTAAAtaagattttcttaaattatcgATTTGTTCTtagtaaaattataagaaattttgatttttaattctgaaatcatTTTGCAAATTCTCAGACTTATATCCCAAAAATTCAACTTTTGCTATACCTTGATGTATGTGATCTGCAGGGCATACATCATTGCCatatgttctttcttcctttaaaaaggaaTATCTTTTGGTTAGGGCAATAACTCTGTTCTTCCACATTTTCATCAACtcctgtaaattttttttttttttttcagttctaactCTGCTGTTATGGCTTGATGCTGAAATGTTTATCTTGAAGTTATAGAAAGGCAATGTTTTCCTCCAGTATAACTTGATTCTGCACTCTTGGCTATTCTTGATATATCTGAATTGTTCCACATATCCAGAAGCATTCCCATGCTGTTACGAAAAGCCATGTAACCTCTGTTCAAGATATTAGTTTTCTTGTTTAAATTCTTCTATAATATAGTGCACACTAATAACCCTGGACACACTCTTCCTGTGTCTGATTAAATTCAACAGCTTTTTCATCAGGTTTGACTTCCAGGTTACTAAATGGGCTTCCCATAAGTAGAAGCAAATACACtgaaaagtgtttttctttaccttcttGGTAAGTGACCTAACAAACAAAgcaaagattttacattttatcaagGTAATTCTTGGATTGTCTTTATTAAGTTTTGGATTACTTAGGAAAACTGAGATTTAAGAGGATTAAggtttttatatacatgtaattttGTGTGTATTACTTTTGAAGTCTTTTTTGATTATCATTCTGGTTAAATGAACAACTGTTATTTAACAATGACTTGTGATTGTGTTTTGATCAAGTGTTTGGAACATTTTGAGATCTTTGACAGGTTTCCCCAGGATCAAAATACTAAATTAATTCTTTTTGGCCTAAAATTGAATGAGATTTTCCAGTTGGGTCCCTGGAAAACATCAAAGAATGTATCTCTCATCTTGTAGAGATAAGAAATGATTAGACTTATTTGGTAAATTGTATCAGAGGCATTGTCAAATGATAAGTGATACAAGATCTTCTTTCAGTTACATTTATGGGTATGTtccaaaaaatcataaaaattcataaaaatctaATAATGCTATCAGTAATAATTTTGATTATGTTAAGTCTTCCCTAAAGTTAtatttgtatagatatatatttgtaTAGGTGTTTGCTTAATCAAgattaagcaaaacaaaaagttaattatatgaaattaagtgattgataatgtttttatgacttatttaaaacattgttgtctttaaaatattgttggttcttaaatgttttgttttcaagatTCAAGAAAAAATTTTCTCATAAGCTATCTATAGTTTAAAACAATTTGGTAAAGTATATTTTGTGATCAAAGATAAAAgcatttgctttttctccctATTTGATTCCACCAAAACTCAGAAACTTTgtgagtattcttatttttatttacataaattcagTAAGAATCTGCTGTCTCTTCATATGCAGAATACAACTGGAAATAATGGTTATATCACCAAGGCTTTGACTAGAATGTCATATTTaagaatgtatataaaacacCTGACTTCAAAAGTTTCCAGCCTCATaatgagtgaataaaaataatcatttcctgGCAGGCCCAAGAACCTTAAAACTGTCAGTAAAATCTAAAGTCTGCCTAGGTTTGGCTTCCTAGCATCAAGAGGTTTTTGAATCTGAGATTCCTATATGAtcaatatatagagaaaaaattatgtttctaaagGAAGAAACTCTAACACACCTGCTATTAAATTATAGGTCTGTGCATTGTTTTCAAGTTCATATTATCTACCTTTAGACTGGATTAGATCCTAAATTCTAATTTCCTCCAATATTTGGCTACAACTGTCCAACTCACAACAAAAAGAGCTCTATTTCTAAAGCCCTATAAGCTAAAGCTAGATGAATTTTAAGGAACAACCTTTGTGTTTGATGTATGGACCACATAAAAAGTTTACCAAACTGCCTAATGTTATGACCACAGATATTCAAACTACAAATCAGGAGAAGTTAATGTTTTCATGCCACAGACAACTCTTCTTGAGATGTCAGAACAAGACTCtgtatcaggggtcctcaaacattttaaacagggggccagttcactgtccctcagaccgttggagggccagactatagtttaaaaaaaaatgtatgaacaaattcctgtgtacactgcacatatcttattttgaagtaaaaaaacaaacaggtaaaaacacccacatgtggcctatGGACTGTAGTTATAATAATGAGACGTTTACCCGCCTTAATGCTACCTTTTTCACTAGGATAATggtgtaattaaaattaaatgtgtaaTTGAAATTTCACAATCAATAGCTTCTGATGGTAACTTAACAAACGTAACCTAAAAAATCCTTTACTATCCACtggttaaataagaaaatacctGCACTATTGCTAATACTACATGCTATACCTGGATAATTTCCTCAGGGAAAGTTGAGACCCATatacataaaacaagaaaacaggaCCCATGGTTACAACAGGTCTTACCTAATTCTGTGTtgtcatttgatttatttaattggttgTCTTAAGCCTAGGTTCATGGTTCAAAACCATTATGTGAATTGGAATTGTCATATTactattaattttgctttttaaattagtaTCTGTTAGTTGATACATTTTTGCAAAAGCATAACTCTTAACAAAGTAACACTGGCCTAGTACTTTGAGATGACAGCAAAAGACTACAGAACAGACAAAATTGAACTTAATTATAGACTCCAGGTAGACTTAGCCTGAGAGCCACTTCCTTCAAACCTCCCTGGTACTCAAATGTCACTAACAGGGTTTTAACACTGACTCCTAGTTACCAATCACTCCCTCCAACATGGGATGTGACCAGCAACTGGGACAGGTCCATCTCAGCATCAAGGGACATCAAAACCTAACTATAGGAAGATTGATCAGTGATGTTTTTGGAGAAAGATCTTGATCAAAAGGAGAAAGTATGAAagttgtcaaaataaaaatggagtcaCTAATGTTAAAACCCTGACAAATAGTCAGGAAAGGCCATGAAGAGAGAGTTCTCACCCTTGTAAGTCTGATAATGAAAAAGATTACACAAACCAAACATTGCACAAAGGCCACTGCAACCTTACACAAAAGATACTTCTGTAAAGACATCTGCCCAACAACTGCCTATACAACCTTGGACTTGtatcacccttgttattgatctttaTAACCAAAGATaactatttcaaaacaattaggtaaccctcatttttttccctaaaaaaacctttgtcttcctgAATATATGTATTAGTTTACTATGTATgcatattcccattgcaatgcttTATTCccaaataatcattttctttctttctttttttagagacagggtctcactctatcaccaaggctggagtgcagtggcaggatcacgggtcactgcaaccttgaactcctgaattcaagcgatccttctgcttcagcctcccaagtaactgggactacagacacatgccaccacacctggctaatttttcttattttttatagagatggtgtcttgctctgttgccaaggctggtcttgaactcctgggctcaagtgatcttcctacctcagcctcccaaaatgctgggattaccgTCATGACCCATCATGCTCCATtgacatcattttcttttagagagcctctctctgtttATTATTTAGGTTGACAGCCCCTGCAGCTTCCTGCTATGTCCTGCTGATAACAGTACAAGGAGTGGAAATTAAATCACTACTGCCTACTTCTACAGGGCAgagcaggatggggtgggggagaagacaAACTTCCTCCAGGGTGAAGAAGATGAGAAGAGGTTTTGCCATTGGTGTTTATCTGGAATAGGGCAGTATTgccaaaaatgttttctcatgttGAATTACTATTTTCCTGGTCCTTTCACTAGGGGGTTTGTGCTTTTCTTGCCCctcctgccattttttttttggtctgtgcCTGCTGGTGGCTCTAGACTGGAGGCTTCTGCAGTGTCCCATCCAGGATGTAGGGGAGATAAGAAACCCAGGGAATTCATTATCACATCATTCCTCACATCCTGAGGTTCCTAGACAGTTCATGATTTTTcacctttaattatttttctttgcttatttgttgTGTTATGTCCAGGGTTATTTTAGTTGTAAGAGGGAGTACCTGGGAGGAATGGGGCTACTCTGTCTTGGCTGGAACCAGAAATCTCTGCTAAATATGAGTAACattttataatcttcattttatattattacttttttgcTATGATGGATGACATGCTTTTCCTTGAAACTCATTTCTGTCTCAGCATTTACTACTCTACACTGTGAGTTTCTTCTTTGTTAGTAGCTAAGTTCTTCTATTCTCTGTGATTCTGTTCTAAACCCTTTTTccttgcctcctccttcccccccatAGTCTTACCATCGGCCACATGCTGAAAACTCAGACATTGTTTCCTCTCCTTAATCCCAGTCCAGTTCCCATTGGTAACCTCCACCTGGCTGTCCCATAAACACCTTGCAACTCTGTTATTCAAAATGTAACTTATTGTCAAGTGCATGTGCAAATAGATGTTCACCCAAGTCAGCTCCTTTCTGCATTTCTACAATTAATGACCCCATAACCCCACCAGGAATCCCATTCAGCAACGTGGCAGTCGCCTcagtctctccctttcttccaaaCTCTCACACATCGCCAAGCTCTGGCCATTCTTCCTACTGAATAGTTCTCCAGTCCATGAGCTCTACAGGTCTGAACACAACCAaggaagcaaaaagagaaatgCTCCAAAGAAGGACACTAGGGAGTATTTCCTTAGGTCAGAAGAGTTTCAATCTAGTCACCTCTCCTTGACCTTGCCTAGCAGGAAGTAGCCAGATGAAAGCCCTGTTGCCCCAAGTAACAATGCTATGATAAAGATTTATAGGAACATCCTGACCTGACCTATTCATCCAAAGTTAACTAAGCAAAGAAGTCTTACAACTTCCTCAGACCCTTGCTGACACACAGATGTCTGGAGTCCTCAGTTACCCCTTACGAATCCCCTTCATCCTTAAGACGAAAAAGTCTAAAGTTCATactaacttaaaatatttaagacattaGTCTGCCAGCTTCCTGGTTTGCTAGCTCTCTGAATAAAAGTCACTTTCCTTGCCCCAACACCTTGTCTCTTTACTTACTGGCTGTCCTGCTGTGAGTGGTACAACTTGGACTCCGTTACACTATTTCCTCACTCAAACAAATtatgttcaaataaaattaatctttaaaaaaaactcccTCATGAGGGAGTTTCTCAAATTTCAAATCCCatccatttctccctccccttacctcctgtcctcctccccatTCCTTATATCCAATATTTCTTGAGGAAAGACTTTTGAGACAATAGAAGGCTGAGCTTTGCTTTTCACCTGTTTCCTCTGAGACAGCAACACAGTGAGTATCCTCTTTAAAGATGCTTGCAGTTCTTTTGGACATCAGTCCAGGAAAGGTTATGGATATACAACAGTTCTGCATGGCAGGCACCCCCCTAGACAGCCCCCTCTGCCACTAGCTAATTTCAGGAGAGCAAGAATGTCCAGGTGTggagtttttattataaacatttaacaGATGTGGCTTCAATTTTAATGCAATGGGTAATTTTGTTATTGTCTGGTAAGAAAAATTCTTACAGCTCATTGCATGCAGGAAAAACTTTATTAAGTCAAGGAACTGTTACACTATTAAAATTGCTGTGTGgaatacttaaacatttttaaatgacacaaGAAACAACACATCTTTGGTGAGAGAGTTCTGCTTTCATAATTTTCTCTGTTCCCACCTCCATTGGTCAGCtatagaatattctttttttgtttccttagtgTATCTGTCTCACAGCAATTTGTCAAAGTATTTGTTgtgaaaacatatttcttaacTATTAAATACACAATGAACATACATGATTAAACACAGGagttgaaatgttaaaaataatagataataatagGGTTACTCAAAGGGCTGTGgcatttttcaattcattttggTATTGtattcttttcaaaacattttctcttgTCAAATTTactattaaagattttattttaaatgcatcgTGGTACTTTTTTGTTCTCAAATGCCAGTGTCTTAACAATTTGAATTCTCTtgcctgagaaaaataaaaattactaactCACAAGgtacatttattttcatctagTTGTTGCTGTCTAAACCactgcatgcatacacacacaaatacacacacatcatGTGCAGGTAACATACATAGATCACCCCATATTTTCTATACACTACAGGATGGGCAGATCTAGCTCCTAAGGACCAAGGCTCACATGAAGCTACATTTGTCAAACAGCTTCTCAGTGGTCTTAGTCATCTGAGATTTCTTCTGGGGACCCTGGGGGCAAGTATTGAGCTTCTTCTTATGGGTCAGCAGCGTGTGGAACAGCTCCTGCACATTCACATCTGTCTTGGTCGAGATCTCCATGAAGGCGCAATTCCACGCCAGCGCACAGGTGGCGCCCTCACTCAGCGCCACTTCCCGGCAGTTCTCATCACTCTTGTTGCCCACCAGCAGGATGGGGAACTTAGGCAAGTCATCACCTTTGATCTTACAGATCAGCTCGTAGAAGGGCTTCAGCTTTTCCAGAGTTTCCTTGTTGGTGACCGAGTACACTAGGATGAAGGCGTGGCCCTGGATAACTGCAAGACGCTGCTGAGGAGGATACTGGTGTCCGCATGCGCTGTCAGCTATGTGCAGGGAAGTCACGCCGTGGTTGCAGCCCAGCAACTTGCAGTAATTGTTTTCAATGGTTGGCTGGTTTGCGCTACGAAAGGTGTCATGTGCCCATCTCTGCATCAGCGCGCTCTTGCCCACGCCGGCGGAGCCTGCAACCACCACGCGGTAATCTCCGCTTCCCTGGCGCGGCACGGAGTTGTGTATGATAAACACAGGCCTCTGCAGTAGTGATTCCTTGGGACCAAAGCTGGAGTTGCCCATCGCTGGGAAccggaagggaggaagggagacgTGCGCACAAGTTCTCTGGCACTTAGCTGGGGCCAGGATAAGcctgagaaggaagaaagatggGAGATTTAACATGCAATGCTGTGAAAGTGTCGCCCAGACCAACTGTTCCGCTGGGACTCTGGGGAAGGTTTACCCTGTGACATGAAAGAGgtgtgattttttgttttttctttttgcgtcagagtctcactctgttgcttctGCTAGggtactcctgggctcaagcgatcctcctgcctcggcctccggagtagctgggactataggcatgtgtcactatgcctggctaatatatatatatatatgtatatatatatgtatacatatgtgtgtgtgtatattttttagttgtccagctaatttcaatttttttttagtagaaataggggtctcccttttgctcagggtggtctcaaactcctgagcccaaaggATCTACCCACCTCCGCCtcctaggattacagatatgggCCAGCCGCCCCCCCCCTTCCCTCCTATTTAGAGTAGGCAGGCAAAGCAAATTCCCGGGTATGCAAAATAGCCAGTTTGAGGGAGAAAACAGACAACATTCAGATGAGGTTATGGGTTGGCTTAGGCTGAGGGACTTGCAGGGAATTCACCTGGAGGTTTGCTTTTTGCAGTCCAGAAAGTGCAATGatccaatgttttctttctttaatacaAGCCTTGAAATTAGACTCTAGTTCCCTTGTTTATAAAATTGAGATTTCACATGGAAAAGACATAAAAGCCACAGTAAACCCACCACACTGGGGGGCCAAATGCCACTGAGACATTTAGAATGACACCACCCCCACCCAGTGGGTTAAAATTGCAAAATCAatgggggggtggggaatggCGGGGTCCTCTGGTCAGCCTGCGGTCAGCCAGCACAGTCGGAAAGATGTGGGAGCTGCCTTCCTCCCACTTTTTCATGGCCACGCACTCTCTCCTATATAcccatgttatttttttaaaataatttaggatttacttttataaaagcatattgacaaatattaaatgttatacTTGCATTTTGAACAACATAAAACTCAGAACATTGTTATTAAACACTTATTTTCTCTATTCGGCTTTAggtattgaatattttatagaaaggaaattttaacattttgttaataCTCCTAATACATATTAATTCTCAACAAAgtcttcattaaatttaaaaggcTGGTATTAGAAGTAGTGGGTTTTTGGCAGGCGTAGTGGCTTGtgtgtaatcctaatactctgggtggccgaggcgggaggattgcttgagctcaggagttcgagaccagcctgagcaagagcgagacccagtctctactataaatataaataaattagccaaagcagctaaaaacagaaaaaaatagctaggcatggtggcgtgtgcctgtagtcacagctacctgggaggctgaggcaggaggattgcttgagcccaggagtttgaggctgctgtgagctaggctgatgccacggtactcactctagtctgggcaacagagtgagactctgtctcaaaaaaaaaaaaaaaagaagtagtggGTTTTTGCATTGACTATTCTAAAATATGCCAGTTTCTATTAACCTTTGGTTTTTTAAACTATGAAGATTTGCACATACAGTACCCTGAAAATATGGCTTAAGATATTTAGGATAAGTTTGCTTATATTTATGAATACTTGTGACTCTTAGatactgacaaaaaaaaaatcctaaacaacagaaaaaagtaATTTGGGGCAGTATAGGGAGACTgtctccaaaatttttttttttttaatttttaaagtttttttaaagtcagagtctcactctgttgccctggctacatacagtacagtgatgtgatcatagctcacaggaacctcaaactcttgggctcaagcgatcctcctgcctcagcctcccaagtatctgggattacaggcacctACTATGGAccgataattttttctatttttagtagagacagttcTCGTTCTGGCTCTCCAACTCTTGATCTCAGGctatcctcccgcttcagcctcccagcgtCCTAGGAtaacaggagtgagccaccgcctggccaaaaaaaaaattttttttttaattagtcaggcatggtgacGCACATCTATAGTCCCTGCTACCTAAAAGGGTGAgacgggaggatctcttgaactcaGGAGATTGAGACTGCAGTTAGACAGAACGAAGCTCCTCCGTCtctatgcattaaaaaaaaaaaaaaattagtcctgGCGTGTAGGGTTTTGGGAAGAGACAGGATTGTTGGAGCCCCAGAGACGCGGTGGCCGAGCCGTGAACACGCGAATGCGCTCCATCCAGCCTGCGCGATGCGCTTGGTACAAATCCTATCAATTTTCAAAACATTCCTAAGAGCATTTGAAAACATGTGAATTTTATAGTGAtcaaaaaaatgcatttatgtggcaaacaagaaaaaagaaaattctcaaagtCTCCCCCCATCCCCTCTCCGTGCCGGGCCCCCCGCGGCGCGTCTCCGGCTCTAGCAGCGTAGCGCGGCACTGGGGCCCCCGGGAAGGTCCATCGGGGAATCCTGG
This region of Microcebus murinus isolate Inina chromosome 2, M.murinus_Inina_mat1.0, whole genome shotgun sequence genomic DNA includes:
- the DIRAS3 gene encoding GTP-binding protein Di-Ras3 → MGNSSFGPKESLLQRPVFIIHNSVPRQGSGDYRVVVAGSAGVGKSALMQRWAHDTFRSANQPTIENNYCKLLGCNHGVTSLHIADSACGHQYPPQQRLAVIQGHAFILVYSVTNKETLEKLKPFYELICKIKGDDLPKFPILLVGNKSDENCREVALSEGATCALAWNCAFMEISTKTDVNVQELFHTLLTHKKKLNTCPQGPQKKSQMTKTTEKLFDKCSFM